From Thermococcus sp., a single genomic window includes:
- a CDS encoding integrase, whose protein sequence is MEDLERAMQGSKNDRLALRAFIRFLEEEGYIDEYEAGRFRKIVELPQTGVDTRIYSDADIRKLFRKAQIKNDKTKELYLKLVVYSGLRKIHALEAFNRLAAGTEFKKLGNIAVLDLNIQHNTKKAIVCVCPAQLALAIQKHGTTLSANQVHKLNQKGVLFNAIRKWFYTTARRLEIPTDVVDYWQGRSIRSVGAKHYLDMLEMTKIYYSRVAKYISDNIPV, encoded by the coding sequence GTGGAGGACCTCGAGCGGGCGATGCAAGGAAGCAAAAACGACCGTTTGGCGCTCCGTGCTTTCATACGGTTTTTGGAGGAAGAAGGATACATAGACGAGTACGAAGCCGGGCGGTTCAGGAAAATCGTTGAGTTGCCACAGACAGGCGTTGACACCCGCATTTACAGCGACGCGGATATAAGAAAGCTCTTCAGAAAAGCGCAAATAAAGAACGACAAGACAAAAGAGCTTTACCTCAAGCTTGTGGTTTATAGCGGATTGAGGAAAATCCACGCCCTTGAGGCGTTCAACCGCCTCGCGGCGGGCACGGAGTTCAAAAAGCTTGGAAACATAGCAGTACTCGATTTGAACATACAGCACAACACAAAGAAAGCAATCGTGTGCGTGTGTCCCGCCCAGCTCGCCCTGGCGATTCAGAAGCACGGAACAACGCTTTCCGCCAACCAGGTGCACAAACTCAACCAAAAAGGCGTACTTTTCAACGCAATCAGGAAGTGGTTCTACACGACCGCCCGTCGCCTTGAAATACCCACTGACGTAGTTGATTACTGGCAGGGGCGCTCTATTCGCTCAGTTGGAGCAAAACACTACCTTGACATGCTCGAAATGACAAAAATCTACTACTCCCGCGTTGCGAAATACATCAGCGACAACATACCCGTATGA
- a CDS encoding damage-control phosphatase yields the protein MRIHHECIACAVNQCQKIIEMSLTDEASRRRAMLFSLKSASELFSEDSIPAVVGGLLFLDLYGFIGNDDPFENYKRVSNEVAKRLVGHFSGADMRIALKLAIAGNVVDFSTGYNPEKLEGDIKQVLEGDLYIDHSDELFERLKHAKNLLYLVDNCGEIYFDRLFIERLLEEFPHLGVTVAGKEGPIINDATVDDLVNAGFEELAEVISTGSRLPGTPIEHVSDEFLKVFHSVDVIIAKGQANFETLSELNDSRIFFLLKAKCPAIAREIGVPMSSLLCLNPCLR from the coding sequence ATGAGGATTCATCACGAGTGCATTGCATGTGCTGTAAACCAGTGTCAGAAGATAATCGAGATGAGTCTGACTGATGAAGCCTCCCGCAGGAGGGCAATGTTGTTCTCGCTGAAGAGTGCCTCGGAGCTTTTCTCTGAGGATTCCATTCCGGCTGTCGTCGGTGGCCTTCTTTTCCTTGACCTCTACGGCTTTATCGGGAACGACGACCCCTTTGAGAACTACAAGAGGGTCTCCAATGAGGTTGCAAAAAGGCTCGTTGGTCACTTCAGTGGTGCTGACATGAGGATAGCGTTAAAGCTGGCAATAGCCGGTAATGTTGTTGACTTCTCGACCGGTTATAACCCCGAGAAGCTTGAGGGGGATATAAAGCAGGTTCTCGAAGGTGACCTTTACATAGACCACAGCGATGAACTTTTTGAGAGGCTTAAGCATGCGAAAAATCTCCTATACCTTGTGGACAATTGCGGTGAAATATACTTTGACAGGCTTTTCATTGAGCGACTACTTGAGGAGTTCCCTCATCTCGGAGTTACCGTGGCTGGAAAGGAAGGCCCGATAATAAACGACGCAACCGTTGATGACTTGGTCAATGCGGGCTTTGAAGAGCTCGCGGAGGTAATCTCGACGGGCTCACGGTTGCCCGGAACGCCTATTGAACACGTTTCGGATGAGTTTCTTAAGGTCTTTCACTCGGTGGATGTCATAATAGCCAAGGGGCAGGCCAACTTTGAAACCCTCAGCGAGCTTAATGATTCCAGGATTTTCTTCCTGCTGAAGGCTAAGTGTCCTGCGATAGCGAGGGAAATCGGCGTCCCAATGAGTTCCCTACTGTGCCTCAACCCGTGTCTTCGCTGA
- a CDS encoding Lrp/AsnC ligand binding domain-containing protein, which translates to MIEAFVLIVVNPGNEEKVYEKLKDDPRVKEAYRVYGEYDIILRVEVPTIDDLDKFHDETLRKIKEIEMTETLIASTYRG; encoded by the coding sequence ATGATTGAGGCCTTTGTCTTGATAGTTGTTAATCCTGGAAACGAAGAGAAAGTCTATGAGAAGCTCAAGGATGACCCCCGGGTCAAGGAGGCGTACAGGGTTTACGGGGAATATGATATAATCCTTCGCGTTGAAGTCCCGACCATTGACGACTTGGACAAGTTCCACGACGAAACTCTCAGAAAAATAAAGGAAATCGAGATGACCGAAACTCTGATAGCCAGCACATATCGGGGGTGA
- a CDS encoding YkgJ family cysteine cluster protein, with the protein MVKRWVATIDLETLEVDYDPSFKFKCVENCGKCCYELEIPLRDEDIAKIEELGYNAWEFIDHEKLFYRGDKFLGYAIRKRPFDGACIFLDPETKRCRIYSHRPLACRLYPFIFVKHGKKMEIYVKEDSFCPGLSHPAGTPVTKEFLLREYGDVIESYRRKVLG; encoded by the coding sequence CTGGTGAAAAGATGGGTCGCGACCATTGATTTAGAAACACTTGAAGTGGACTACGACCCATCTTTTAAATTTAAATGCGTTGAAAACTGTGGCAAATGCTGTTATGAGCTTGAAATTCCCCTACGGGATGAGGATATAGCCAAAATTGAGGAGCTCGGCTACAACGCCTGGGAGTTCATTGACCATGAGAAGCTCTTCTACCGTGGCGACAAGTTCCTAGGCTACGCAATAAGAAAGAGACCCTTCGACGGGGCGTGTATCTTCCTCGACCCCGAAACGAAAAGGTGCAGAATCTATAGCCACAGGCCCCTCGCCTGCAGACTCTATCCATTTATCTTCGTTAAACATGGAAAAAAGATGGAAATCTACGTGAAGGAGGACTCTTTCTGCCCCGGACTTAGCCATCCTGCGGGAACACCCGTAACCAAGGAATTTCTCCTGAGGGAATACGGGGATGTCATAGAGAGCTACCGCCGAAAGGTTCTCGGATGA
- a CDS encoding phosphoribosyltransferase family protein — translation MSQLKSVQEKLRLIRVLRLLKKSYTYDELSKITGLPITVLNRYVRGKVLPSAERTRELLELLLPYINLEEEVKKRIKFDERGFFDNMPVLSDTALMSLIAEEVAGRYLDKDVDKVLTAATDGIALGVHIARELGVDIVYAKKKKEVGVERFYEVSYVPSASGTVMTLYLPQWALKKGENVLIVDDVIRSGETQRALVEMTRQAGAKPVGMFFLISVGDIVEKLREEYEFPVESLIRLD, via the coding sequence ATGAGTCAGCTAAAGTCCGTCCAGGAAAAGCTTAGACTCATCAGGGTTTTAAGGCTACTCAAGAAGAGCTACACCTACGACGAGCTGTCAAAGATAACGGGGCTACCCATAACCGTTCTGAACAGGTACGTTCGTGGAAAGGTTCTGCCAAGCGCTGAGAGAACCAGAGAACTGCTTGAACTCCTGTTACCTTACATAAACCTAGAGGAGGAAGTGAAGAAAAGAATAAAGTTCGATGAGCGGGGGTTCTTCGACAACATGCCTGTTCTAAGCGATACGGCATTGATGAGCCTCATAGCTGAGGAAGTAGCTGGGAGATACCTCGACAAGGACGTTGACAAGGTTCTAACAGCCGCAACCGACGGAATAGCCCTCGGCGTTCACATAGCGAGGGAACTCGGCGTTGATATCGTGTACGCCAAGAAGAAGAAGGAAGTCGGTGTCGAGAGGTTCTACGAGGTCAGCTACGTCCCAAGCGCATCTGGGACGGTCATGACCCTCTACCTGCCCCAGTGGGCACTGAAGAAGGGAGAGAACGTCCTCATAGTTGACGACGTCATAAGGAGCGGAGAGACCCAGAGGGCCCTTGTGGAAATGACTCGGCAGGCGGGTGCAAAGCCGGTAGGCATGTTCTTTCTCATAAGCGTCGGCGACATCGTGGAGAAACTCCGGGAGGAATACGAGTTCCCTGTTGAAAGCCTCATAAGGTTGGATTGA
- a CDS encoding FAD-dependent oxidoreductase has product MGMKYDVVIIGASAGGLTAAISAKKFYPDKSVLVIKKEEVGMIPCGIPYIFGTLESVDDDVLPVERFLKPLGVDLLTDEVTDIDPKGKVLRTKSGREIAWEKLVIATGSRPVKPDFPGVELDGIYTVPKDYEYLKKLREKVKEAERIVIVGGGFIALEVGDEIRKLGKDVTLVVRSRLLRSSFDPEFSEMVEERLKETGIKVVHGQVETFEGDGEVERVRLLDGSEIPADLVILSTGYRPNVELAVKAGLKVTRYGIWTDEYMRTSHPDIFAVGDCVEHRDFFTGKPYPLMLASTATFEARIAGANLFKLQIVRENRRTIGAYSTHVAGLTLAAAGLTEEKAREEGFEVIVGYGKGPDRHPAKFPDTSMVTVKLIFSRDRGAILGAQIAGGKSVGEMINVLALAIQKRLTASELYTLQIATHPLLTASPVGYQILQAAEDALAKLRA; this is encoded by the coding sequence ATGGGAATGAAGTACGATGTCGTGATTATAGGTGCCTCCGCCGGGGGTCTGACGGCAGCGATTTCGGCCAAGAAGTTCTACCCCGATAAGAGCGTCCTGGTCATCAAGAAGGAAGAGGTCGGCATGATTCCATGTGGAATCCCCTACATCTTTGGGACTCTGGAGAGTGTTGACGATGATGTATTGCCTGTTGAGAGGTTTTTAAAGCCCCTGGGGGTTGACCTGCTAACCGACGAGGTCACGGACATTGACCCCAAGGGAAAGGTTCTCAGGACGAAGTCCGGGAGGGAGATAGCCTGGGAAAAACTCGTCATAGCGACGGGTTCCAGACCGGTAAAGCCAGATTTTCCCGGAGTTGAGCTCGATGGGATATACACAGTCCCCAAGGACTATGAGTACCTCAAAAAGCTCCGCGAGAAAGTTAAGGAAGCTGAGAGAATCGTAATCGTGGGCGGCGGTTTCATTGCCCTTGAGGTGGGCGACGAGATAAGGAAGCTCGGCAAGGACGTCACCCTCGTTGTCAGGAGCAGACTGCTAAGGAGCTCCTTTGACCCGGAGTTCAGCGAGATGGTCGAGGAGAGGCTTAAGGAAACGGGAATTAAGGTCGTCCACGGTCAGGTTGAGACGTTTGAAGGGGACGGGGAGGTGGAGAGGGTCAGGCTTCTCGACGGGAGCGAGATTCCGGCGGATTTGGTAATCCTCTCAACGGGCTATCGCCCCAACGTCGAGCTCGCCGTTAAGGCCGGTCTCAAGGTCACTCGCTATGGTATCTGGACCGACGAGTACATGAGAACCTCTCACCCTGACATCTTCGCGGTTGGCGACTGCGTTGAGCACAGGGACTTCTTCACCGGAAAGCCATACCCCCTCATGCTTGCCTCGACGGCCACCTTTGAGGCTAGAATTGCCGGTGCAAACCTCTTCAAGCTCCAGATTGTCAGGGAGAACAGGAGGACGATAGGTGCCTACTCTACCCACGTGGCGGGCCTTACCCTTGCGGCCGCTGGCTTAACCGAAGAAAAGGCTAGAGAAGAAGGTTTCGAGGTCATAGTTGGCTATGGCAAGGGCCCGGACAGGCACCCGGCGAAGTTCCCGGACACCTCAATGGTGACGGTAAAGCTTATATTCTCCCGCGACAGGGGAGCCATCCTCGGCGCCCAGATAGCCGGAGGTAAGAGCGTCGGGGAGATGATAAACGTATTGGCATTGGCGATACAGAAGAGGCTCACCGCCAGCGAGCTTTACACCCTGCAGATAGCCACTCACCCACTCCTGACGGCTTCACCCGTTGGTTACCAGATTCTTCAGGCGGCGGAGGACGCCCTGGCGAAGTTGAGGGCTTGA
- the mtnP gene encoding S-methyl-5'-thioadenosine phosphorylase, with product MPRIAIIGGSGVYDPKLLENIREEVVETPYGTVRVKVGTYKDEEIAFLPRHGEKHSVPPHKINYHANIWALHELGVERILATSAVGSLNLDMKPGDFVILDQLMDFTKTRHYTFYDGEDSPHDRKFVAHVDFTDPYCPELRKALITAAKELGFTYHPTGTYACMEGPRFETRAEIRALKILGADVVGMTQCPEAVLARELEMCYASVAIVTNYAAGISKEKLTHTEVVELMAQKGEEIKLLLMKAVEHIPKERRCPCKDALKGATGG from the coding sequence ATGCCGAGGATAGCGATTATTGGGGGCTCTGGTGTCTACGACCCGAAACTGCTTGAAAACATAAGGGAAGAGGTAGTTGAAACGCCTTACGGAACCGTTAGGGTCAAGGTTGGAACGTACAAGGACGAGGAAATAGCGTTCCTCCCCAGACACGGCGAAAAGCACAGTGTTCCGCCCCACAAGATAAACTACCACGCCAACATCTGGGCTCTCCATGAGCTCGGCGTTGAGAGGATTCTGGCGACTTCTGCAGTCGGTTCGCTCAATCTCGACATGAAGCCAGGCGACTTCGTAATCCTCGACCAGTTGATGGACTTCACAAAAACCCGGCACTACACCTTCTACGACGGTGAGGACAGCCCGCACGACAGGAAGTTCGTTGCCCACGTGGACTTCACCGACCCCTACTGCCCCGAGCTCAGGAAGGCCCTAATCACCGCCGCAAAGGAGCTTGGCTTCACCTATCACCCCACCGGAACCTACGCCTGTATGGAGGGGCCGAGGTTCGAGACAAGGGCCGAAATCAGGGCCTTAAAGATACTCGGTGCGGACGTCGTTGGCATGACCCAGTGTCCCGAGGCCGTTCTCGCGAGGGAGCTTGAGATGTGCTACGCGAGCGTTGCCATCGTGACAAACTACGCCGCAGGAATAAGCAAGGAGAAGCTCACTCACACCGAGGTAGTTGAACTGATGGCCCAGAAGGGCGAGGAGATAAAGCTCCTCCTCATGAAAGCCGTCGAGCACATTCCGAAGGAACGTCGCTGTCCGTGCAAGGATGCCCTCAAGGGTGCAACGGGCGGGTGA
- a CDS encoding signal recognition particle protein Srp54 yields the protein MALEKLGKALNNALKKLARSGTVDEATINEVVRDIQRALLQADVNVKLVLQLTKTIQKRALEEEPPAGVSRKEHIIKIVYEELTKFLGTEAKPLEIKKKPTVLLTVGIQGSGKTTSVAKLARYLQKRGYKVGVVCSDTWRPGAYHQLRQLLDPYGIEVFGNPEEKDAVKLAREGVEHFREKGVDVIIVDSAGRHKEEKGLIEEMRQISEAIKPHEVILVIDGTIGQQAYNQALAFKEATPIGSIIVTKLDGSAKGGGALSAVAATGAPIKFIGVGERIDDLEPFDPKRFVSRLLGLGDIQGLLEKIEELQKQQEFKEEDVEKFLKGKFNLKDMYAQLEAMQKMGPLKQILQMIPGLGYSLPDDAIKIGEEKLKRYRVIMDSMTEEELEHPEIINYSRIKRIARGSGTSTAEVRELLNQYNQMKKMFKSMNKRKLAKMAKKFNLGGFGI from the coding sequence ATGGCGTTAGAAAAGCTCGGAAAGGCCCTCAACAATGCACTTAAAAAACTCGCCCGTTCCGGAACCGTTGATGAGGCAACGATAAATGAAGTGGTCAGGGACATCCAGAGGGCCCTCCTGCAGGCGGACGTCAACGTTAAACTGGTCCTACAGCTCACGAAGACGATACAAAAAAGGGCCCTTGAGGAGGAACCACCCGCGGGTGTAAGCAGGAAGGAGCACATAATCAAGATAGTTTATGAGGAGCTCACAAAGTTCCTCGGAACCGAGGCGAAGCCCCTCGAGATAAAGAAGAAGCCAACAGTCCTGCTCACCGTAGGTATTCAGGGTTCAGGAAAGACGACCAGTGTGGCGAAGCTAGCTAGATACCTCCAGAAGAGGGGCTACAAGGTCGGCGTCGTCTGCTCCGATACCTGGCGTCCCGGAGCCTACCATCAGCTCAGACAGCTCCTTGACCCCTACGGTATTGAGGTCTTTGGAAATCCGGAGGAGAAGGACGCGGTTAAGCTCGCGAGAGAGGGAGTTGAGCACTTCCGCGAGAAGGGCGTTGATGTTATCATCGTGGACTCAGCGGGGAGGCACAAGGAAGAAAAAGGACTAATCGAGGAGATGAGGCAAATAAGCGAGGCAATAAAGCCCCATGAGGTCATCCTTGTCATAGACGGGACCATTGGCCAGCAGGCCTACAACCAGGCACTGGCATTTAAGGAGGCAACCCCTATAGGCTCGATAATAGTGACGAAGCTCGACGGAAGCGCGAAGGGTGGAGGTGCCCTCTCGGCGGTGGCCGCGACCGGTGCGCCGATTAAGTTCATAGGAGTCGGCGAGAGGATAGACGATTTAGAACCCTTTGACCCCAAGCGCTTCGTGTCAAGGCTCCTCGGCCTCGGTGACATTCAAGGCCTCTTGGAGAAGATTGAAGAGCTCCAGAAACAGCAGGAGTTCAAGGAAGAGGACGTGGAGAAGTTCCTCAAGGGTAAGTTTAACCTCAAGGACATGTATGCCCAGCTTGAAGCGATGCAGAAGATGGGACCGCTAAAGCAGATACTCCAGATGATTCCGGGCCTCGGCTACTCCCTGCCCGATGACGCAATAAAGATTGGTGAGGAGAAGCTGAAAAGATACCGTGTGATTATGGACTCCATGACAGAAGAGGAGCTTGAACACCCAGAGATAATCAACTACTCAAGGATAAAGAGAATAGCCAGAGGTTCCGGAACCAGCACCGCTGAAGTCAGAGAGCTTTTAAACCAGTATAACCAAATGAAGAAGATGTTCAAGAGTATGAACAAAAGAAAACTCGCCAAGATGGCCAAAAAATTCAACCTTGGGGGGTTTGGGATATGA